A genomic segment from Paramixta manurensis encodes:
- a CDS encoding type VI secretion system Vgr family protein yields the protein MHRRITAQLPVDGLLFWKLEGTESLSAPYALTVTLLGSDARIERKALLGQPVTLTIPTQSLLSERYLNGKITRVAVSSRELSGTRYAVYELTVEPDVWPMLRDRNLRIFQGQTVPQIIKTLLGEYNVTVEDRLTGQYRLWEYCVQYQESSFAFISRLMELEGIYYFFRHEQERNVMVLADSAQQHRPFAGYESIPYHVTPSGGTTDEEGIGRWSPEDRVTPGIYSLDDYDFRKPNAWMLQARQNPASPQPGQTDVYDWPGRFTEHGHGEFYARIRQEQWQAEHQQISGVGTAMGLAPGHTFTLVNAPYPGDNGEYLITSATYGFEENRYASGGEGTTAHETTFTVIPSEVTFRAAAKTPWPKTHGPQTAKVVGPQGESIWTDKYGRIKVKFHWDRLAKGDDTSSCWVRVSSAWAGQGFGGVQIPRVNDEVVIDFINGDPDRPLVTGRVYNEASMPPWSLPAAATQMGFLSRSKDGTPENANALRFEDRKGAEQVWVQAERNLDTQVKHDASRSIGNNHTHFVGANEEQRVVANQMQAVKGGREILTGRGKLDAAVEEYVLASGTTLRLVCGRSAIELQAGGQINLVGTGFNLFVEGDGHITTSGGRLHLNTAGAKPGTGAPGDGHKGDIQAAVASKFTPEKPGKAVAAPAPAAAPAPQKAQAAKAMHKKLDDKVVKAIMKSEGETHVQGGIPEAYGFRRGFGPAYNEVMAARNKYGVGSDEEFAVVSKHMTKRAVEAGALNFTDPGKQAAVMSLAHMRGAGGAQAVLNSMKTGEIVKSAKLSNAAKEYLEQLSSDDFQRQLIKARESYDDTVYGDTMTKVNGVKMTWREAYGKGLSTRYNEEADKFLKLSNQ from the coding sequence ATGCACCGCCGCATCACAGCACAGCTTCCGGTCGACGGGCTGCTTTTCTGGAAACTGGAGGGCACCGAGTCGCTCTCGGCCCCGTACGCCCTGACGGTTACCCTGCTGGGCAGCGACGCGCGCATTGAGCGTAAGGCGCTGCTCGGCCAGCCGGTCACCCTGACCATCCCCACGCAGTCGCTGCTCAGCGAACGCTACCTTAACGGCAAAATCACCCGCGTGGCGGTCAGCAGCCGTGAGCTCTCCGGCACGCGCTACGCGGTGTATGAGCTGACGGTGGAGCCGGACGTGTGGCCGATGCTGCGCGACCGCAACCTGCGCATCTTCCAGGGCCAGACGGTGCCGCAAATCATCAAAACGCTGCTGGGGGAGTATAACGTCACGGTGGAGGACCGGCTGACCGGGCAGTACCGCCTGTGGGAGTACTGCGTGCAGTACCAGGAGAGCAGCTTCGCGTTTATCAGCCGGCTGATGGAGCTGGAGGGGATTTACTACTTCTTCCGCCATGAGCAGGAGCGTAACGTGATGGTGCTGGCGGATTCGGCGCAGCAGCACCGTCCGTTTGCCGGTTACGAAAGCATTCCTTACCACGTGACGCCGTCGGGCGGGACGACGGATGAGGAGGGCATCGGGCGGTGGTCGCCGGAGGACCGGGTGACGCCGGGGATTTACAGCCTCGACGACTATGACTTCCGCAAGCCGAACGCGTGGATGCTGCAGGCGCGGCAGAACCCGGCGTCGCCACAGCCGGGGCAGACAGACGTGTACGACTGGCCGGGGCGTTTCACCGAGCACGGACACGGCGAGTTTTACGCGCGGATACGGCAGGAGCAGTGGCAGGCGGAGCATCAGCAAATCAGCGGCGTGGGCACCGCCATGGGGCTGGCGCCGGGGCACACCTTCACGCTGGTGAACGCGCCGTACCCGGGCGACAACGGCGAGTACCTGATAACCTCGGCGACCTACGGGTTTGAGGAGAACCGCTACGCCAGCGGCGGGGAGGGGACGACGGCGCACGAAACGACGTTTACGGTTATCCCGTCGGAGGTGACCTTCCGGGCGGCGGCGAAGACGCCGTGGCCGAAGACGCACGGCCCGCAGACGGCGAAGGTGGTGGGGCCGCAGGGGGAATCCATCTGGACGGACAAATACGGTCGCATCAAGGTGAAGTTTCACTGGGACCGTCTGGCGAAGGGTGACGACACCAGTTCGTGCTGGGTGCGGGTGTCAAGCGCGTGGGCGGGCCAGGGTTTCGGCGGGGTGCAGATACCGCGGGTGAACGACGAGGTGGTGATAGACTTCATCAACGGAGACCCGGACCGCCCGCTGGTGACGGGGCGGGTGTACAACGAGGCGAGCATGCCGCCGTGGTCGCTGCCGGCGGCGGCGACGCAGATGGGTTTTCTGAGCCGGTCGAAGGACGGAACGCCGGAGAACGCCAACGCGCTGCGCTTTGAGGACAGGAAGGGGGCGGAGCAGGTGTGGGTGCAGGCGGAGCGGAACCTGGACACGCAGGTGAAGCACGACGCGAGCCGCAGCATCGGGAACAACCACACGCACTTTGTCGGCGCGAATGAAGAGCAGCGTGTGGTGGCAAATCAGATGCAGGCGGTGAAGGGCGGTCGCGAAATTCTGACCGGTCGGGGCAAGCTGGACGCGGCGGTGGAGGAGTACGTGCTGGCGTCGGGCACCACGCTGCGGCTGGTGTGCGGCAGGAGCGCGATAGAGCTGCAGGCGGGCGGTCAGATAAACCTGGTGGGGACCGGCTTTAACCTGTTTGTGGAGGGGGACGGGCATATCACCACCAGCGGCGGCAGGCTGCACCTGAACACGGCGGGGGCGAAGCCGGGAACCGGGGCGCCGGGCGATGGTCATAAAGGGGATATTCAGGCGGCGGTGGCGTCAAAATTTACCCCGGAGAAGCCGGGGAAAGCGGTAGCGGCTCCTGCGCCGGCGGCAGCGCCTGCTCCGCAGAAAGCACAAGCGGCAAAAGCAATGCATAAGAAGCTGGATGATAAGGTGGTCAAAGCTATTATGAAATCAGAGGGGGAGACACATGTGCAGGGGGGAATTCCCGAAGCTTACGGTTTCCGCCGGGGTTTTGGACCAGCATATAATGAGGTGATGGCGGCGAGAAATAAATATGGTGTAGGCAGTGATGAGGAATTTGCTGTCGTTTCAAAGCATATGACGAAACGCGCTGTAGAGGCCGGTGCATTAAATTTTACCGATCCAGGTAAACAAGCTGCCGTAATGTCATTAGCACATATGCGCGGTGCCGGAGGCGCACAGGCGGTGTTAAACTCAATGAAAACAGGCGAAATCGTTAAGTCGGCAAAACTGTCAAATGCCGCAAAAGAGTATCTGGAACAGTTGAGCAGTGATGATTTTCAGCGTCAGCTAATCAAAGCACGTGAGTCATACGACGATACCGTTTATGGCGATACGATGACAAAAGTTAATGGTGTGAAAATGACATGGAGAGAGGCGTATGGTAAAGGACTTTCAACCCGTTATAACGAAGAAGCTGATAAGTTTCTTAAGTTATCAAATCAGTAG
- the livG gene encoding high-affinity branched-chain amino acid ABC transporter ATP-binding protein LivG, translating into MSQPLLAVNGLMMRFGGLLAVNNVELSLYPQEIVSLIGPNGAGKTTVFNCLTGFYKPTGGSITLGERQIAGLSGQKIARMGIVRTFQHVRLFREMTVIENLLVAQHQHLKSGVFSGLLKTPGFRKSEGEALDQAAKWLERVGLLEMANRQAGNLAYGQQRRLEIARCMVTRPEILMLDEPAAGLNPRETHELDELIAELRREHRVSVLLIEHDMKLVMGISDRIYVVNQGMPLANGTPEEIRNNPDVIRAYLGEA; encoded by the coding sequence ATGAGTCAGCCTTTATTAGCCGTTAATGGCCTGATGATGCGTTTTGGCGGCCTGTTGGCGGTGAATAACGTCGAACTGTCGCTGTATCCGCAAGAAATTGTCTCGTTGATTGGCCCGAACGGCGCGGGGAAAACCACGGTTTTTAACTGCCTGACCGGTTTCTACAAGCCAACCGGCGGCTCCATCACATTAGGTGAGCGACAAATTGCAGGGTTGTCCGGGCAAAAAATTGCCCGCATGGGCATTGTGCGAACCTTCCAGCATGTGCGCCTGTTCCGCGAAATGACGGTGATTGAAAACTTACTGGTAGCGCAGCATCAGCATCTGAAGAGCGGCGTCTTCTCTGGCTTGCTGAAAACACCGGGCTTTCGTAAAAGCGAGGGCGAGGCATTAGATCAGGCGGCAAAATGGTTGGAGCGCGTCGGGCTGCTGGAGATGGCAAACCGGCAGGCGGGCAACCTGGCATACGGTCAGCAGCGCCGTCTGGAGATTGCGCGTTGTATGGTGACCCGTCCGGAAATTCTGATGCTGGATGAACCGGCGGCGGGGTTAAACCCGCGTGAAACCCACGAACTGGATGAGTTGATTGCCGAGTTACGTCGCGAGCATCGCGTCTCGGTGCTGTTGATCGAGCATGATATGAAGCTGGTGATGGGGATTTCCGACCGTATCTATGTGGTGAATCAGGGCATGCCTCTGGCGAATGGCACCCCGGAAGAGATTCGTAATAACCCGGATGTGATCCGCGCATATTTAGGTGAGGCGTAA
- the livF gene encoding high-affinity branched-chain amino acid ABC transporter ATP-binding protein LivF, with protein sequence MANPMLTFSNVSAHYGKIQALHQVSLHINQGEIVTLIGANGAGKTTLLGTLCGEPRATEGTITFDGQEITDWQTARIMRGAVAIVPEGRRVFSRMTVEENLAMGGFFASRSQYQERLKRVYALFPRLDERRVQRAGTMSGGEQQMLAIGRALMSQPRLLLLDEPSLGLAPIIIQQIFDTIEQLRREGMTIFLVEQNANQALKLADRGYVLENGHVVLSDSGEALLSNEAVRSAYLGA encoded by the coding sequence ATGGCAAATCCAATGTTAACCTTCAGTAATGTCAGCGCGCATTATGGGAAAATTCAGGCGCTGCATCAGGTTAGCCTGCATATTAATCAGGGCGAGATCGTGACGCTGATCGGCGCTAACGGGGCGGGGAAAACCACGCTGCTGGGAACGCTGTGCGGCGAGCCGCGTGCGACAGAGGGCACCATTACCTTTGACGGCCAGGAGATTACCGACTGGCAAACCGCGCGTATTATGCGCGGAGCGGTGGCGATTGTGCCGGAAGGGCGCCGTGTATTCTCACGTATGACGGTTGAGGAGAACCTGGCGATGGGCGGCTTCTTCGCGAGCCGTTCACAATATCAAGAGCGGCTAAAACGTGTTTATGCGTTGTTTCCCCGGCTGGATGAGCGGCGAGTTCAGCGCGCCGGTACCATGTCCGGCGGCGAGCAGCAGATGCTGGCGATTGGTCGCGCACTGATGAGCCAACCGCGTTTGCTGCTGTTGGACGAGCCGTCGCTTGGCCTGGCGCCGATTATTATTCAGCAAATTTTCGACACCATCGAACAGTTGCGCCGTGAAGGGATGACGATTTTCCTGGTCGAACAAAACGCTAATCAGGCGTTGAAACTGGCCGATCGCGGTTATGTGCTGGAAAACGGCCATGTGGTGCTGTCTGACAGCGGCGAAGCGCTACTCAGCAATGAGGCGGTTCGTAGCGCTTATCTTGGCGCCTAA
- a CDS encoding branched-chain amino acid ABC transporter substrate-binding protein: protein MKISKGSAFLAGCVALALGHAAIAKDIKVAIVGAMSGPVAQYGDMEFTGATQAIANINAKGGVNGNKLVAVKYDDACDPKQAVAVANKVVNDGIRYVIGHLCSSSTQPASDIYEDEGVLMITPAATAPDLTSRGYQLIMRTTGLDSDQGPTAAKYILSNIKPKRIAVVHDKQQYGEGLARSVQASLKQAGANIVMFEGITAGDKDFSTLVARLKKENIDFVYFGGYYPEMGQILRQARAAGMNTQFMGPEGTGNASLSNIAGAASEGMLVTLPKRYDEVPANKPIVDAIKAKKQDPTGPFVWTTYAALQSLATGMERSKSEEPEAIAKDLKTGQPVPTVMGNLSWDQKGDLKGFEFGVFKWHADGTSTAVK, encoded by the coding sequence ATGAAAATCAGTAAAGGTAGCGCGTTTCTGGCGGGATGTGTTGCGCTGGCTCTGGGTCATGCCGCAATCGCAAAAGATATTAAGGTCGCCATTGTGGGCGCCATGTCCGGCCCGGTCGCGCAATATGGCGATATGGAGTTTACCGGAGCGACTCAGGCGATTGCCAATATTAACGCTAAAGGCGGCGTGAACGGCAATAAGCTGGTGGCGGTAAAATATGATGACGCTTGTGACCCGAAACAGGCGGTCGCGGTTGCGAACAAAGTGGTGAATGATGGCATCCGCTATGTGATCGGCCACCTTTGCTCCTCTTCTACTCAACCGGCTTCCGATATTTATGAAGATGAAGGGGTGTTGATGATTACCCCAGCCGCTACCGCGCCGGATCTGACGTCACGTGGTTATCAATTAATTATGCGCACCACCGGGCTGGACTCCGATCAAGGGCCGACGGCGGCGAAATATATTCTCAGTAACATCAAGCCGAAGCGCATTGCTGTGGTACATGATAAACAGCAGTACGGCGAAGGCCTGGCGCGTTCCGTACAGGCGAGCCTGAAACAGGCTGGCGCCAATATTGTCATGTTCGAAGGGATCACCGCCGGTGATAAAGACTTCTCCACTCTGGTGGCGCGCCTGAAAAAAGAAAATATCGATTTTGTCTATTTCGGCGGTTACTACCCGGAAATGGGGCAGATCTTACGCCAGGCACGCGCTGCCGGTATGAACACCCAGTTTATGGGGCCGGAAGGCACCGGAAACGCCTCGCTGTCTAACATCGCTGGCGCCGCGTCGGAAGGGATGTTGGTGACATTGCCGAAACGTTATGACGAAGTCCCGGCGAACAAACCAATTGTTGATGCCATCAAGGCCAAGAAACAAGATCCTACCGGCCCGTTCGTTTGGACCACCTACGCCGCACTGCAATCGCTGGCAACCGGTATGGAGCGCAGCAAGAGTGAAGAGCCGGAAGCCATCGCTAAAGATCTGAAAACCGGCCAGCCGGTACCGACTGTGATGGGTAACCTGAGCTGGGACCAGAAGGGCGACCTGAAAGGCTTTGAGTTCGGCGTATTTAAATGGCATGCGGACGGCACCTCAACGGCGGTGAAATAA
- the livH gene encoding high-affinity branched-chain amino acid ABC transporter permease LivH: MSEQFLYFLQQMFNGVTLGSTYALIAIGYTMVYGIIGMINFAHGEVYMIGSYVSFIVIAALMMMGIDVGWLLIGAGFIVAIVIASAYGWSIERVAYRPVRSSKRLIALISAIGMSIFLQNYVSLTQGSRDLALPNLFNGQWTLGESNGFAATISTMQVVIWLVTFVAMLALTLFIRYSRMGRACRACAEDLKMASLLGINTDRVISLTFVIGAAMAAVAGVLLGQFYGVINPYIGFMAGMKAFTAAVLGGIGSIPGAMVGGLILGVAEALTSAYLSTEYKDVVSFALLIVVLLVMPTGILGRPEVEKV, from the coding sequence ATGTCCGAGCAGTTCCTCTATTTCCTGCAGCAAATGTTCAACGGCGTCACGTTGGGCAGCACCTATGCGCTGATCGCCATCGGTTACACCATGGTGTACGGCATTATTGGCATGATCAATTTCGCCCACGGCGAAGTGTATATGATCGGTAGCTACGTCTCATTTATCGTGATCGCCGCACTAATGATGATGGGGATTGACGTCGGCTGGCTGCTGATTGGCGCCGGTTTTATCGTCGCGATCGTCATTGCCAGCGCTTACGGTTGGAGCATTGAGCGGGTGGCGTATCGCCCGGTACGTTCTTCTAAGCGCCTAATCGCACTGATTTCCGCCATCGGTATGTCAATCTTTTTGCAAAACTACGTCAGTCTGACACAAGGTTCACGTGATTTGGCGCTGCCTAATTTGTTTAACGGCCAGTGGACGCTGGGCGAAAGCAACGGTTTTGCCGCCACCATCTCCACCATGCAAGTGGTTATCTGGCTGGTGACCTTCGTTGCCATGCTGGCGCTAACGCTGTTTATTCGCTATTCGCGCATGGGCCGCGCCTGCCGCGCCTGCGCAGAAGATTTGAAAATGGCTAGCCTGCTGGGCATTAATACCGACCGGGTGATTTCGCTGACCTTTGTGATTGGCGCGGCGATGGCGGCGGTCGCCGGCGTATTGTTGGGGCAATTTTATGGGGTGATTAACCCCTATATTGGCTTTATGGCGGGAATGAAAGCTTTCACCGCGGCGGTATTGGGCGGCATTGGCAGCATCCCCGGCGCGATGGTCGGTGGCCTGATCCTTGGGGTGGCTGAAGCGTTAACCTCTGCCTATTTAAGTACCGAATATAAAGATGTGGTCTCCTTCGCGCTGCTGATAGTGGTGCTGCTGGTGATGCCAACCGGCATTCTCGGTCGCCCGGAGGTGGAAAAAGTATGA
- the panM gene encoding aspartate 1-decarboxylase autocleavage activator PanM, protein MKLTIIPLRQFSAQDRIDLQKIWPQADIEKLERQLDDTHRLYAARFNERLLGALRMELSGTQGKLYDLTVREVTRRRGVGQYLLEDALAQNPSITHWWVADDGSAAQEVIAAFMQACGFRAQADGWVYQSEV, encoded by the coding sequence ATGAAACTCACCATTATTCCGTTGCGGCAATTTAGCGCTCAGGACCGTATTGATTTACAGAAAATTTGGCCGCAAGCCGATATAGAGAAACTTGAACGCCAGTTGGATGACACGCACCGCCTCTATGCGGCACGGTTTAATGAGCGCCTGCTCGGTGCGTTGCGTATGGAGCTCAGCGGGACACAGGGCAAGCTGTATGATCTAACGGTGCGGGAAGTTACGCGGCGGCGCGGCGTTGGGCAATATCTACTGGAAGATGCGTTAGCGCAGAACCCGTCAATCACGCACTGGTGGGTCGCGGATGATGGTAGCGCGGCACAGGAGGTGATTGCCGCCTTTATGCAGGCTTGTGGTTTTCGCGCTCAGGCCGACGGTTGGGTTTACCAGAGCGAAGTGTAA
- a CDS encoding high-affinity branched-chain amino acid ABC transporter permease LivM yields MKSINLLNAVISALMLLVLAAFFMGMQLDLDGTRLVVSNAGSVRWNWIAVGCAVVFFFQLLRPLFQRGLKKFSGPSLVLPGFDGSTPKQKLLALVMIIAAVIWPFLVSRGTVDIATLTLIYVMLGLGLNVVVGLSGLLVLGYGGFYAIGAYTFALLNHYYGLGFWQCLPLAGLVAALFGLLLGFPVLRLRGDYLAIVTLGFGEIVRILLLNNTDITGGPNGISQIPKPTFFGMEFNRTPRDGGWDTFHHFFGLKYDPSDRIIFLYLVALLLVVLTLFVINRLLRMPLGRAWEALREDEIACRSLGLSPTRIKLTAFTISAAFAGFAGSLFAARQGFVSPESFTFAESAFVLAIVVLGGMGSQFAVILAAILLVVSRELMRDLNEYSMLVLGGLMVLMMIWRPQGLLPMQRPHLKLKRDAKGEQA; encoded by the coding sequence ATGAAATCGATTAATCTGCTTAATGCGGTGATTTCAGCGTTGATGCTGCTGGTCTTAGCCGCGTTTTTTATGGGCATGCAGCTCGATCTTGATGGCACCCGCTTGGTGGTAAGCAACGCTGGCAGCGTTCGCTGGAACTGGATTGCGGTGGGTTGCGCGGTGGTCTTTTTCTTCCAGCTATTGCGCCCGCTATTCCAACGCGGCCTGAAAAAATTCTCTGGCCCATCGCTGGTGCTACCGGGTTTTGATGGCTCAACGCCGAAACAGAAACTGCTTGCGCTGGTGATGATCATCGCGGCGGTGATCTGGCCGTTTTTGGTGTCTCGCGGAACGGTGGATATTGCGACGTTAACGCTGATCTACGTCATGCTGGGATTAGGTTTGAACGTGGTCGTCGGGCTTTCCGGGCTGCTGGTATTGGGGTATGGCGGGTTCTATGCGATCGGCGCTTACACTTTCGCCCTGCTAAACCACTATTATGGGCTGGGTTTCTGGCAGTGCCTGCCGTTGGCGGGTTTAGTCGCCGCGTTGTTTGGTCTATTACTTGGCTTTCCGGTGCTGCGCTTGCGTGGTGATTACCTGGCGATTGTGACGCTCGGTTTTGGCGAAATCGTACGAATTTTGCTGCTGAACAACACCGATATTACTGGCGGCCCAAACGGCATTAGCCAAATCCCGAAACCGACCTTCTTCGGTATGGAGTTTAACCGCACTCCACGCGATGGCGGCTGGGATACCTTTCACCACTTTTTCGGTCTGAAATATGACCCCAGCGACCGCATTATCTTCCTCTATCTGGTGGCGTTATTGCTGGTGGTGCTGACGCTGTTTGTGATCAATCGCCTGCTGCGTATGCCGCTGGGGCGAGCGTGGGAAGCGCTGCGCGAAGATGAAATTGCCTGTCGTTCGCTGGGCCTAAGCCCAACGCGTATTAAGCTCACCGCGTTTACCATTAGCGCAGCATTCGCCGGTTTTGCCGGTAGCCTGTTTGCCGCACGCCAGGGCTTTGTTAGCCCGGAATCCTTTACTTTTGCTGAATCGGCGTTTGTGCTGGCTATCGTAGTTTTAGGCGGAATGGGTTCGCAATTCGCGGTTATCCTGGCGGCGATTTTGTTGGTGGTTTCACGCGAGCTAATGCGTGACCTGAATGAGTACAGCATGTTGGTGCTGGGCGGATTAATGGTGCTAATGATGATTTGGCGTCCGCAAGGTCTGTTGCCGATGCAGCGTCCGCATTTGAAGTTAAAGCGCGATGCTAAAGGAGAGCAGGCATGA
- a CDS encoding type VI secretion system Vgr family protein, with amino-acid sequence MINRITVLSSSGSDSLLFWKFKGEEKLSTPFRFQIDLLSEDFTLDRQKLLGQNITVVIPAQPAAERYLSGKVTAISARSEELDGTRYMVYQATLEPDCWPMMRDRNFRIFQQQSVPDIVSTLFSEYQVKIESKLTRSYRQWDYCVQYAESSFHFISRLLELEGISYLFRHSKEGHTLVLMDDYAQAEAFPGYEVIPWHAQNGGVVNEEGVSQLLARHIVTPGLYSTDDYDFRKPHAWMLQTTQNPVSPTPGKIDVYDWPGRFVEHGDGESYARIRQQSWQAEQQQMQGRATATGIAPGHTFTLIRSPNEADNTQWLVVAARYDFAENQYASGDVGETQQRIDFTVIPATTQFRPASVTDWPRTYGPQTARVVGPEGESIWTDKYGRVKVKFHWDRQSQGDENSSCWVRVSSAWAGQGYGGVQIPRVGDEVVVDFINGEPDRPLIIGRVYNEARMPPWALPAAATQMGFISRSKGGSPDNANALRFEDKPGAEQLWLHAERNMDTEVENDETHDVGSNRTKTVGKDETSHIRQNRTHTVDGNETITVGQDRSKTINGNETTTVQQNRTENVEGNESLSVAQNRDETITGNHTTTVKSNNTGTVEGNQMLTVIQDRTRSVQGSEKVSVSQNRSLQVTGNQTLDVSGNRSVTVSSNETCTVAQKQEVNIGAGRTLSITGDDTRFTQGNVVDSATDTFHINVGESGILIDKGSVEIAAGGATITINATGVTVNGKKIQLNA; translated from the coding sequence ATGATTAACCGGATAACCGTTCTGTCATCCTCCGGAAGTGATTCGCTCTTATTCTGGAAGTTTAAAGGCGAAGAAAAACTCTCCACGCCCTTTCGCTTTCAGATTGATTTGTTGAGCGAAGATTTCACTCTCGATCGGCAAAAATTGCTGGGCCAGAATATAACTGTGGTGATCCCGGCACAACCAGCGGCCGAGCGCTATCTGAGCGGTAAAGTCACGGCAATTTCGGCGAGGTCGGAAGAGCTGGATGGCACGCGCTATATGGTGTACCAGGCGACCCTTGAACCGGATTGCTGGCCAATGATGCGCGATCGCAATTTCCGCATTTTCCAGCAGCAGAGCGTTCCGGATATTGTCAGCACCCTATTTTCGGAATACCAGGTAAAGATTGAAAGTAAACTGACGCGCAGCTATCGCCAGTGGGATTACTGCGTGCAGTACGCCGAAAGTAGCTTTCATTTTATCAGCCGGCTGCTGGAGCTGGAGGGCATTAGTTACCTATTCCGTCACAGCAAAGAGGGGCACACGCTGGTGCTGATGGACGATTATGCACAGGCGGAAGCATTTCCAGGTTATGAGGTAATCCCGTGGCATGCGCAAAACGGCGGCGTGGTGAACGAAGAAGGCGTCAGTCAGTTACTGGCGCGGCATATCGTCACGCCTGGTCTTTACAGTACCGATGATTATGACTTTCGTAAACCCCATGCCTGGATGCTGCAAACCACACAGAATCCCGTTTCGCCGACACCAGGGAAAATCGATGTTTATGATTGGCCTGGCCGTTTTGTCGAGCATGGCGATGGTGAATCTTACGCCCGTATCCGCCAGCAATCCTGGCAGGCGGAGCAGCAGCAAATGCAGGGCCGTGCCACTGCGACCGGAATTGCACCAGGACACACCTTTACGCTGATCCGCTCACCGAATGAGGCCGACAACACTCAGTGGCTGGTAGTGGCCGCGCGTTATGATTTTGCCGAGAACCAGTATGCTTCCGGCGATGTCGGGGAAACGCAACAACGTATCGACTTTACCGTCATTCCGGCAACAACCCAGTTCCGACCAGCCTCGGTCACCGACTGGCCACGAACCTATGGGCCACAGACGGCAAGGGTGGTGGGGCCTGAAGGTGAGTCGATCTGGACGGATAAATATGGCCGCGTCAAAGTGAAATTCCACTGGGATCGGCAAAGTCAGGGCGATGAAAACAGCTCCTGCTGGGTACGCGTCTCCAGCGCTTGGGCCGGGCAGGGCTACGGCGGAGTGCAGATCCCGCGTGTTGGTGACGAAGTAGTGGTCGATTTTATTAACGGCGAGCCAGACAGGCCGCTCATTATTGGCCGTGTTTACAACGAAGCCCGCATGCCGCCATGGGCGCTACCAGCGGCAGCTACGCAGATGGGTTTTATCAGCCGTTCCAAAGGCGGTTCGCCGGATAACGCCAACGCCCTGCGCTTTGAGGACAAACCTGGTGCCGAGCAACTGTGGTTGCATGCCGAGCGCAATATGGATACTGAAGTCGAAAATGACGAAACCCATGATGTCGGCAGCAACCGCACCAAAACCGTTGGCAAAGACGAAACAAGCCACATCAGGCAGAACCGGACTCACACCGTCGATGGCAATGAAACGATTACTGTGGGTCAGGATCGAAGCAAGACCATCAACGGGAATGAAACGACTACGGTGCAGCAGAATCGCACCGAGAACGTGGAGGGGAATGAAAGCCTGAGCGTGGCACAAAATCGTGATGAAACCATCACCGGTAACCATACCACGACGGTGAAAAGCAACAATACCGGCACCGTGGAAGGCAATCAGATGCTGACGGTAATACAGGATCGCACGCGCAGTGTACAGGGCAGTGAGAAAGTCAGCGTCAGCCAAAACCGCTCCCTACAGGTGACCGGCAACCAGACGCTGGACGTCAGCGGTAACCGTAGTGTCACCGTCAGCAGCAATGAAACGTGCACGGTGGCACAAAAACAGGAGGTGAATATTGGTGCCGGGCGCACGTTAAGTATCACCGGCGACGACACCCGTTTTACGCAAGGCAACGTGGTCGACAGCGCTACGGACACTTTCCACATCAACGTCGGCGAGAGCGGCATCCTGATAGATAAGGGAAGTGTGGAGATCGCCGCAGGCGGAGCGACCATCACAATTAATGCTACCGGGGTGACGGTCAATGGCAAGAAAATCCAGCTGAATGCCTGA